In Nematostella vectensis chromosome 12, jaNemVect1.1, whole genome shotgun sequence, the genomic window GATAACCCTTGCTGTGAGTCACCTGTGGTACTATTGTCGATCCAGTCTTCTGAAGCACACACAACGCACAGGTATCTCGATGTAAATAAGAAAATCgataaaaagcaaaactatGGCCCTTATAACCTTAACTTCTTAACTaccttttgatttatttaagTAATATattgcattattttttctaattttttttttataatattttgaatatttttgaAAGGATGAGTTGGTAAATCAAACAAACGTTTTGATTGGTTGTATAGTGTTTTGATATTATATAGTCTGTGATTGGTGGATTCTGGAGGTGTGTACGTGTCACGGCACGCAAGCTTGACAACTAGTAGCACGACAACCTCAATATGGCCGCCAGTATGAACGATCGAAATATCCTCTGTCTTTTTGATGTCGATGGCACCGTTACACCTTCCAGATTGGTAACATATACTCTTATCGCCTTTAGTAGGTTATTGTCTCTCTTATTCGcatgtttccttttttctgAAGGTTATACAACCCGAAATGAGGGAATTAATGGCGGAACTTCGCAAGAAGGTCAAAATCGGCCTTGTTGGGGGGTCAGATCAGTGCAAAGTTGAGGAGCAAATGGGTGGCGAAGACGGTAAGTATCCTATTAAAATGCTGAATACTTTTGTGAGTTCCCCTCATCGGttcaaaatattaattaaGAATGGCTACCTACAGGACTCGGCGACTACATTTGTTTGCTTAGGAAGAATACAATCGAATTCACTTTatatttgtataaaaaaattacatttaATTCTACATTTCCTTGAGCTCTGAACTGTtacttatatttttatttgatatctaTCTTCGTTGTCGAAAGCGATtccttttttatatgaaaGCCTCGAAATAATCAGATTTCTAAAATACCCGAGCAACTAATTTTTCAAAGAACGTGTGTTGTATGAACTTTTGATCCTTTCTGCTCATATTCAACACTTGAAAACTTGTGAATGTCAATTCGTCTGTTTGGCGGCACGGATACCGAATCGCACACAACAGCATGATATACGGCAAGGATATGTATTAATCCTTAAACTTTACGCCTGTTATTTTTGAATTTTGAATAAATTCTTACTAAGTCATTGACACGCAGGCAGTTATCATAATCCCCCTGCTGAAAAACGCTTTTAATATGCATGTTTAATATTGTAGATTTATCTAACAAATCTTTGAGCTTGTAAAATATTAAGAAATCCACAATAatcttaaaaaatatatgtacagaatggatttttttaaaactaagGAATATTTTTGTACACAAAGACCTCTATTGGGCTTTTCGGGcttttcattataatttttGCTTGAAAGTGACTATACAAAGGCAAATGTGTCCCTAACAAGAATTAAGTTGTATCacatttttcaaaaaataCCTTTTCATTTGTTTCCAGTAACAAAGCTCTATGACTATTTCTTCCCTGAAAATGGGCTTGTTGCTTACAAAGATGGAAAACTATTAGCAATCCAGGTACagtaataaatgaataaacaaagactatgtagtcatttttttttatgaatttagGCTTCAATATATGCTTAAGGGACCACACTCATTATACATGTATAATTTTTGACAGTTCAACAGTGTTAAAGGGCAATCCGGTACCTAAACTCTCCTAATGCCACTTGGTCTACCTGTTGTCTACATAGCCGTGTTGGAGAGCTCAGGAACTGGACTACCACTGGCTCAAATAAAGACAAGAATAAAACCAATGACAAATATACAGAATGGAGTTCATTCTTAGCACTTTTCTTCTTACTTTTCAGAATATAAAGAAATTTTTGGGAGAGGATAGTATACAGGAGTTAATTGATTTCTGTCTTAGTTATATGTCAAACATCAAGATTCCAAAGAAAAGGTAATGACAAGGACAAGAACAGAGAAGTTTTCAAATATTCAGTACTTATGGAAAATTCCCATTTcaattttagttattttaAGCTACTCACATTTGAAGTTATAGAAGATGAGCTTAGAACATAAAATTTAGACTAAAATACTGTATATAAAATGGACTTCAAAGGTACCATAATCTTAACCTGCTATTGTTTGGGATCTGTTTGCAGAGGAACATTCATTGAGTTTCGTCATGGTCTAATTAATGTCTCGCCTATCGGGAGGAACTGTACGCAAGAAGAGAGAATAGAATTCTTCGAGTATGATAAGGTAAGTAATTATACACAACAACTTTTGTACTGTATGTCTTACACTTTCACTATGACAGATAAAATACAGGGTATGGCATAAGCAGTATTTTAGTTTGACTTAGACTTGGCCCCTCCCTGTGGTACATAAATCCATAGAGGTCCAGAGGACCCAGTGCCCTCTAACCCACCCGCCCCTGCCTCTCATTGTCCCACCTTAGGaatgaaattttgaaaaaaaatgtatgggagatgtacaCTCCTCCACATTCTTTGTATATTGGTGACTCTCCCTTTGAAAAATCCTTGATCTGCCTATACCCACTGGATAAACTATTGATCCCTATACAGAGGTTTGTGAGTTAAACAGCTAGACAAGACAAACTACGGGGCTCTATACATGTATTGGTATACAATTatcaattcttattgtttaGAAAATATGTAGTTGTAGCCCTCTCACCCTgacttttgttttcttattttgtcACGTTTTTCAAGGTCCACAACGTGAGAGGCAAGTTTGTTGAGGCTTTAAAGGAGAAGTTCCCCCACCTGGGTCTACAGTACAGCATTGGGGGCCAGATCAGCTTTGACGTCTTTCCCAAGGGATGGGACAAGACGTTCTGTCTAAGACATGTAGAAGCAGAGGGATTCAAGGAGATTCACTTCTTTGGAGATAAATGCTATGAGGTGTGTAATAGGAGATGACTGCCATGTACTGTAGCTAGCTGAAGGGTGCATGTACACCTGTCATCAGCCAACAAGTTTGTGGTGTGACAAGACATCCTATCTAAGACATATCGGTAGGCAGGGGGatttaaagcagcattgtcaccagtttacctcCACAGGGCCTATAGAGACCTCAACCAACGAAGGATGAAAGAATCTATTAAGATCTGCAATATTTGACAGGCAACCAGCTCTAAagtatcagtcacatcctcaaataaacttccaatagacacacttgTTTGATTGTTACATATGTAATCAACCGGTGACATTGCCGCTTTAAAGAAATTAACTTTTTTGGGGGTGGGGATGCAATCACTATCTCAGTACTCCTCTAAGTGTTTCATTATGCAATGCAGGCATGTAGGATTAGCATCCAGGATTTGCTTAAAGTttgcgcagtcatagatatcgtATTTATAAAGAGTATAGTATTTGATGATCCTTTGGTTTGACCAGAGGTTTGCATGCCTTTTTGCACTCCCTAGCTCCTTCCTGGGATGGCCAATAATGGAACCATGTTACAATTCATTAATACACTCAATTCTATCAAGAGTTCTAAGTACTTATTTCTTGTTGTTATCCCTTAAGGGCGGAAATGACTGGGAGATCTACCAGGACTCGAGGACTATTGGCCACAAAGTCACATGTCCAGAGGACACAATGAAACTTCTACGAGAGCTCTTCTTTTGATATTATCTGGCATTAACCACACGCCGTAATATAAAGCTTCTTGTAGAAAATATAGAATAGCTTGAAGTATCTGGGTGACTGTCTGTGAAAACTTCGCTCCAATTTCTGTACACACATTTTTGTACAATTAAAGATTTCTAAAATCTTTTTCGGTCAAAATGTACCCCTTTTAAGTTATtaacacaaaaaaaatctttcacaatttattattttattaaggGTTAAAATCATAAACTCTGAAAACATCAAGAAATTTATTGTACTTTTACGAGTAGGGCTATCATCAAAGGTGGATAATTAAACCGGACATCTAAAATCATGAGCAAGCATAAGCAAAGAGTTAACTTCCTATGGATTACATACTTTCTGTCTGGTTCTGTTCCTCATCCAAGTCCAAATTTCTCATTTTGCGTTATGTTACTCAGAGAgggtactttttttttatctgtttcaCATCTTTCTTTGTAAAGATTGTAAATACATTGTCTTCATCGactttgtaaaataaaataactaccATGTTATCAATATTGTGTTGGGTTGCTCTCCACTGACGCACtggctgggcccataacctgTTCCACATGGGAAAATGTCATTCCTACAAAGTGTTCATGAGAAAGTCACTATTTCCATACCTCGAGCAACACAATAAGCTCTTAAGTTCATCTCTGAATCTCGTACTATGAAGACTGTAAACGAATGGGTTCATGGTAGAGTTAACTCCTACTAAGATCACACTAATCACGTACGGGATATCGAAATAGATGTATATATCCGGTCTGTACTGTGATAGCATGTAGAGTATAAGGTTTGGTAGCCAACATATGAAGTATAAAACGGTAACTGCCAGCACCATACGGGTCGCTTTCTTCCGCTTGCGGGTAATAGCAATACGCGACGCATCTGTCGCGCGGACTTTAGCCTTCCACAGCGCGCGTATAGTGAGCGGGTAAACGACTGCCATGATTCCTATCGGAATGGCgccgaaaataaaaaacgcGCCCACGGTGTATAGCTTTCCCATTGTCTCACTGCTCCATTTTTCTGGACAGCGGAAGTCTATGCCTTTCTGTTCGTACTCGAGGACGATGAAGAGGGGGAGATTGAAGACAACGGCGTACACCCATGACCCTACGATGATAGCGGTCACGTGGTTCGTTGTGAAAAAATGACGGTGCGGTCGAGATATTGCGTAATACCTTTCGATTGCTATGGCAACCAGTGTGAACGCTGACGCCGCACCACCTAGTGAAAAATATATTAGagtttaataataataaggtgATGTCTTGTTCGCACAATCAACCTGCTGCTTGAAATACTACAAAGTGCTTCGAATACACTACGAAGTCAAGCGAGTCAAGCtgaagggggtggggaggacaataaaagaaaaaccaTCATTAGGAAATAGGAGAAagaatgaaatttgaatattGAGGAAATGCCTATACCCTTTGggcacccaccccccccccccccctcccccttgtaGCTGCGCGCCTAATAATGCATAATTGTTAAAAGATGGCGTCCATAATACACATCATCTGGGGGAAATAGCGAGAATGAGGGGCAAAATCAGACCTCTTTATTCATGGACCTGACCAAAAACCTGGCCATAACACCTATAGGACTAAGCTAGCTACTCCCTCGGCTTGGGTTATAACTTACCCGTCCAAATAAAATTTCCGCCAGTGATCATCTTACAAAGCCAGTCCCCAGCCCTCCCCCCAGGGTGAGTGAAGGTGAACCGGAAGACGTACTGCGGAGTCATGAATAACGCGACTATGACGTCAGAGACGGCCAGGTTGATAAGCAAGTAGTTCATGGCTGTTTTCATCTGGCGATGTTTGAGTACGATCCAGCATACAAGGGAGTTGCTGACTACATTCACCGCCGCCAGAATACTGAAGATAACAACAAGTGCGATATCCAGGGGGGTCAAACGACTtggaaggggggtggggtccACTGTGACATTGCCGTCCATCCTCGTATATAATAGCCCTGGAGAATCGAGACGTCAAAGCTGATTGATAGCTGGATCGAGTAAAAAATGTGTGCGCAAACAACAGTTTTTGATGCATGCGTATGTACCTTGATGGTACCTGTGTTTGTATATTTATGTatagggtggggtgggtgtcTGTGCCGGGTTATGGAGGGGTTGGGGCAAGAGAAAGGACTTACCTTTTGTCAATTATTTGTTCACAATGCTATTAGCTGTACAAGCTTCACTTTCGAGAGATTATTTGTGTTAAGGAAGTATGCAGGGCTGCTGCTTTAGAggggataaaaaagaaataaaaaatgtatgcCAATTACCATCTTTTCTATAATTGATCGTGCTTAAATTATAGGGTTTTTTCCTGTATGCCCTAGTGTGAGTAAGTAATGCTTTCGAATGCATTTTGGCTGCCTTGTTTCACAATGTATGACGTCACTCTCGCGGGGTCAAgtggaaaacaaaacaactctGCTTCCTTTTATTTGTTCACCACAGCAACTTGCAGAAACGTATTTTCACACACACAAAATCCACAAAATTAAAGAATTATTACAGTTCAATGATAGTGAACTGAATGATACCAGAAAATGTAAATGTGTGCAGATTTCGAAGCCATATCGATATCATAGAAACATAAACGTTCGAAAGCGTAGCGGGTCCGGGACTATCTCTGTAGCTTTGTGTTAGAACAAATTCATACCTTTTATCGATGTAAGGAGAAGATTTCCCGCTTTCAACTAAAGAATACCCCTTTTCTTTTGTAAGTTACGGAGTCAGCAGTCACCATCGTGTGCTGTGTATCAACTCACGATACACTCGGACGCGGTTCATCGACAATCCTTCATCTTTAAAACAGGATTAAGGTCTAAAGAAAGAAATCTATTTACCACTATCTGTAGAATCGAAAGCTTTGCTCAAGGCGGATAAAATTGTCACAATAAATTGTCTTACTTCGACAGGCAATTATAAGGCATGTAGTATAAATCCTCATGTACGAGCTAGTCTCTGATTGGCGCACAACTGACCTTTCACCTTTACAATAAATAACTGAGGCACGAAACAGAAGAAAAGTGTAGGAGGGGAGAGCGATATTTTGGAATCCATAGGTTTGCACGATTTTTAACCCAGGCCCTTACAcagtgggtgcagggggtgcgaacgcagcccccccccccccccccacaacggccgaaggtccacttttggttcccAATGGACGTGTTTGTATTACCGGTGGGCTTCCatactcccctccccccaaaaaaagaaGGTAGGTGGCGGCGGgtcacaccccacccccctaaaTCGGGTCCCTAGCTTGGCCGATTGTTATGACCTCGTCCCTTAGCTaaatcactctggtatgtagccaaatccgacaataaacgtcccgtggagatattGCAAAGGCATacaaaaaaaccctttttgttctttcggggatggtcagatttttatcagagaactcagtCCTTCCCCCCCACGagaaaattaggtccactttttcggatttcgcaccccccctccccccaagaaaaattctGGGTACGGGTCTGTAAACCTTtttgtgaactttagaagcacactagcatacacacattggcaccagtcgggccaagacgggacgctagcacagtctattacccgtgcagttcggcaaccatggacagctgtttcgtccttattaggactcgtcagcatggcatagccgatttgcctcagttaaacttcatcggcaaaaaaactgcagggcgacttcgactcgaacgaagtgctttaaaccacagctcagatgcatgtgggatctagagctgcgaccgggctagcgtgatgccaattgtgcggatcacgcatgcgacctttgctagtctaaaactccgtcggatagccaaactatccttgcgagtatgtatacataaatgtgaactttagaagcacactagcatacacacattggcaccagtcgggccaagacgggacgctagcacagtctattacccgtgcagttcggcaaccatggacagctgtttcgtccttattaggactcgtcagcatggcatagccggtttgcctcagttaaacttcatcggcaaaaaaactgcagggcgacttcgactcgaacgaagtgctttaaaccacagctcagatccatgtgggaaacagctgtccatggttgccggactgcacgggtaatagccaatgtgtgtatgctagtgtgcttctaaagttcacatttatgtatacatactcgcaaggatagtttggctatccgacggagttttagactagcaaaggtcgcatgcgtgatccgcacaattggcatcacgctagcccggtcgcagctctagatcccacatggatctgagctgtggtttaaagcacttcgtggATTTATACAAAACAATTAGAgtactcgtttttttttttctattagtCAAATAGTAGACTATTTATTGACTCATCagctcatagaaaactcgaactcgtagtctaaATGTtaaatagatgcacagataAGGCCACAGCGTGACATGAACAAAAAaagtacacaacacacaaCAAGACGCAGGCGAGTTAAGTGACTCTTTGTTTACAAGACAATTTCGCCCCCTACCATCGTAACCAATACCACCCAATCCGGCGACATTTCATCTAACAACCGACGTCAATACGCCCAGCCTACCATCACCAATGACACCCTACGTCACCTCTTTCCTACACACCTAATGCCCACTTATCACTACCCCAGTCCGACCCGATGTTGCCAACATACCCCCAACAAGATGCAACCCCACActaccaggcccgtacccaagggggtgcagggggtgcgaacgcaccccccccccccccccataacggccgaaggtccactttcggttctcaatagacgtgctatttgtagacaaaacaatAAAGTATACGCTAGATTAGTCTGGTATGTAACCAACACCGACAATAAACATCCTGTGGCAATACTGCGAAGGcgtaaaaaatccttttatgctttttttcggggtgttcagaaaaaaatatgtccacccccccccccccccccccccaagaaaaatcctgggtacgggcctgactACCAACCGACGCTACCTAATATCCACCGGGAAAACGCTGTGGACAGACCGGGCGACTATTCGTGTTCTACCGGGTTTGCATATTATATAGGAGTACTAAAAAGCAAGAAATGTTTGGAAAATAGGCTGGAAGTGGTGAGGTTGTGACTCTGCTGATTTTTACGGTagcttcccccccccctgcctAGAATAACCAAATAACTATAACAAATAAACACCAAAGCGTAATGAAAAAGTCCGGGGAAAAACAATACGTTTTATTCAATCACTTGATCTATATTCTAAAAGGAATCGCGGTATTTTTAAGCATGCATcgatttcctttttttttttttctttttaaaatgtcaatttttaaatattttgatatCACAGTGTGCAATTGCAGTGTGGTACCGGAGCGTTACTTTTTTAAATGGCTAGCGCAGAACTGAGCCTTTTCTCTTCAAAATGGCGCGCGCTCGTTATAAGATTTAACCCTTGTATTTGCTCGATTTCTATACTTTTTGGATTCCTGCAAGTATAAGATAacacctttaaaaaaaaaagtcgacaacaacgcagatttatgatttttagaacgatattttggcacgccaatacctgccttcttcaggttatatattggcctgccgaaatagcgttctaaaaaacataaatctgcgttgttgtctactttttcttttaaaggttttattaattaatcaactgtcgactcagaccacaaggtccgacgcacaccagcaaatagaggctgtccggttGTTTTTTCTACGTTTTTATAAGATAACAGCAGTGTATTTCTTCGGAAAATGTTCGACAACCGTCCGATAAGGCTCAAATTATGTACATTTCGCCGGGCAGTTTATCTCGATTCCTCCCTGACTACCGGCATCACGTGGGTAGAAATCCGACCACTTCACCAGGTCCCCCTCCACCTGAGAGGATGAAAACGAGGCTATGCGGGCAATCTCGTGCTTGCTCAGTACACGTTACCACATATTCACCCCAAACAAGATGCCCCGAAACCCTTGTTTTGGATCGTAGCCTCCGTTATAAGTATCCTGGTCTTGTCCCAGCACGAAGTAACCGCTTAACAGTGCGTAGCCGGGAGCAAGTGCTGTTCCTTGGAAAGTTTCGCTGCCATTTAGAAAGATCTTCCAGTCACCGGTCGCACGAGTCCAGGTAAAACCAAAGTGATGCCAATTGCCATTTCTCAGATCATTGGAGTCGACATCTCTAATAAAAAAGGGAGACAAAATTGAGGTGTTTTGCCATTCGCCGAGTAGTGTCATGTTTTGTTATGGCCGCGCGCGACCAGGGGAGCAGGGGAGGGGCCCAAACAACGCCTACCGTAAAAATATCGTTTTCACAAGCGTAGAAGACGACTCGTAACgcctaacaggattggctAGATTATCTCATTGTTCTATCGAATTTTCGTTCTTCGTCTGTGGTACACCAATCCATGGTGAAATCTTCTGATAACCTCTACATGACCCATTTCAGGGCACGTGTGCCCCCATTAAGaggaaataacaataacaataacaataacaataacaataacaataacaataacaataacaataacaataacaataacaataacaataacaataacaataacaataacaataacaataacaataacaataacaataacaataacaataacaataacaataacaataacaataacaataacaataacaataacaataatcgTATTAATATAATgataacgataacgataatGATAATGCAAGTCAGCTCAGTTAAGTTTTGTAAAGCCATGTTCAAACAACAGCCATGTAGTCCTATAAAAAGCTCTCTGACCGAGTGCGCGGGACGTATGGGAACTTTTTTTTGGCCCAAGAGCGAAGTGAGAAAACATGCTCTTGTTTACACTGCAAGCTCTACCCTTCAATGCCAGTACTGCCTGAAGGGGACTTGTAGATGTTACTTAACACTTACATGGCTATGCTTTTAACGCGCACCCTTATGGTACCACTGCCGAGCCGCATGAAGAAAGCACCGTCCAGGTATTGAGTGTTGACGCTGAAAATGGTCTGTATAGAAGAGGAGGGAGCCATACTGGTTTTAAACCAAGCGGAAGCCGTGAAAGAGCTGTCAATTTCAATGACTTGGGCATTGTATGTCAGCATATCGTAATGTGATCCATGGGGAAAATGTGCAGCGAAGTTTCctgaaagttaacaaaatgGGAACATATTGAAATTCCTCTTTTCTCATATATATTCACATGTAGACTTGAATTTATCGGAAGTTTATCATATTTTTGCTTGCCGCAAAAGCTCTCTTCTCTTTGGGGATCGTCCGCCCCTTATTGAGGGAACGTTAAAAGCATCCCTTTAGCCTCCATTTCTTTAAGATAAAAATCACCTACTATAATAAATGTTACTGTACATTCCCGCTCTTTATAACATCCCTTCTCTCTACAATACCCCCCTATACGCCCCCCAGCTCCCTTCCTAAACACGCACGCACGCACGCTCACGCACACACACGCACGCACACGCATACGCATACGCATGCACACACGCACGCACCACGCACACGCACGCACACACATACACGCACACACCCACGCACACGCAGCACAtacacacgcacacacacacacacacacacacatacgcACCGATGGTGGTTTACGAGGACCATGACCTGAGACCGGCTTAGGAGGACCGGTCAGAAATGTACGTAAAATAGGTTATTACTACGTAATTCAAAACTATATATACTGAAAGTATATAAATAGACTGATTTATGGTGTTTAAAGGCGTTTTAATTTCAGTGATGATACACACTTCGGTTTACGAGGACCGGATAGAACAAACCGTACGTGGTTTACGAGGACCGGGTAAAAACAAGCCTTACGTGGTTTACGAGGACCGGGTAAAACTAAGCACACATGGTTTACATGGTCCACGTTGAGCTAGCGCATATCTTTTAAGATATGTCATATGtgatatatttatttagcGTTAGAGAGATCACCATGTTGAGGTCGAGAGTTCTCTGATTTCTGACCGTGGTTGCCTGTCAGCACATCATTTGGGTTAATTTAGCAATACGTCTCTtcagtaaaataattaaaaatgaaTACACTTTTGCGCTATGCGGgattgctatttttttttaataaaacccTGGCAGCTACAGTAAAAACCTACAATGAtttgactttttttatttttgtgttttcactCACGGGAACCCTGCGTCTATTTTTCGCGCGTTTTGCTCTTGCAACTCGCGGCCATCAGCCAACACGATGGTTTGGCAaatgttttgccttttttttcgtCGTGAAAACCAAGAAAGATCGACACACTATAATATAAAGATGTACAAACGATGGACAGAAGGataaacaatggaatttgaaAGAAAGTAAGTAAAGTAAGACTCGTAAGACTTCACTTATTAATATTAGCACAGGCGAACCAGGATAAGAATGAGTCCCTCGTGATCCTTCgggaaaataatataatttgaagttgtgtcttgactgttcTTCTTAAAGCTAGTTTAATTACTATATtagctttttttgttgtttttaagggGAATTGTGGCGCAGAAAGGGGTTTAGTCCTTCGAGAGAAAACTTCCC contains:
- the LOC5520113 gene encoding phosphomannomutase 2, translated to MAASMNDRNILCLFDVDGTVTPSRLVIQPEMRELMAELRKKVKIGLVGGSDQCKVEEQMGGEDVTKLYDYFFPENGLVAYKDGKLLAIQNIKKFLGEDSIQELIDFCLSYMSNIKIPKKRGTFIEFRHGLINVSPIGRNCTQEERIEFFEYDKVHNVRGKFVEALKEKFPHLGLQYSIGGQISFDVFPKGWDKTFCLRHVEAEGFKEIHFFGDKCYEGGNDWEIYQDSRTIGHKVTCPEDTMKLLRELFF
- the LOC5520115 gene encoding pentraxin fusion protein-like, which encodes MADAPGWTYKAFEDYCIGNTCGWGTTCQVGYGSLEGYRCKCCFDGAQCTEGNFAAHFPHGSHYDMLTYNAQVIEIDSSFTASAWFKTSMAPSSSIQTIFSVNTQYLDGAFFMRLGSGTIRVRVKSIAIDVDSNDLRNGNWHHFGFTWTRATGDWKIFLNGSETFQGTALAPGYALLSGYFVLGQDQDTYNGGYDPKQGFRGILFGVNMW
- the LOC5520125 gene encoding neuropeptide FF receptor 2 — its product is MDGNVTVDPTPLPSRLTPLDIALVVIFSILAAVNVVSNSLVCWIVLKHRQMKTAMNYLLINLAVSDVIVALFMTPQYVFRFTFTHPGGRAGDWLCKMITGGNFIWTGGAASAFTLVAIAIERYYAISRPHRHFFTTNHVTAIIVGSWVYAVVFNLPLFIVLEYEQKGIDFRCPEKWSSETMGKLYTVGAFFIFGAIPIGIMAVVYPLTIRALWKAKVRATDASRIAITRKRKKATRMVLAVTVLYFICWLPNLILYMLSQYRPDIYIYFDIPYVISVILVGVNSTMNPFVYSLHSTRFRDELKSLLCCSRYGNSDFLMNTL